The Magallana gigas chromosome 6, xbMagGiga1.1, whole genome shotgun sequence genome includes the window ATATGGAAGTTCTCCCCTGCACCACGAGTACTGAGTAATTTACTACTGATGATGAACTTGTAATTGATTTAATAGAAGGATCAATAGGACACTGGCTTAATTAGACCATGGAACAGGACAGTTTGTGATGTGACAGGAAAGAGATAAATGTAGGAACAAACTGATCACATCTAACACAGAGATCTAACTTAATGGAGATCACAAAACAGCAGGGACCAggattatttcatatttaaccATTTAATGATAAATGATTATCCCAAAAAACTTGAAGTGAAGCTGTAGGAATTGTTTTTTCGTCTATAGACTTATATTAATAATGTGGATATCAGTTGACACCCTTTGTTTGTACATTGTACCGGTATTTAGAATAATCGGTAAAATGTTACATGTTCTCAGCATGTCTTCCGCTTAATAATAAATTAcaagaaaaattcaatattttcatagGAGTATTAAGAAATTTATGGTATAATTAAAACTGAATGtacaataatgaaataaaaggtAATGTTGATGAAAACtagctgaaattttttttttaaagtcaaatgtTGAACTTTTGAACCTGCCTTTTTACATGttcaattaattttgtttttaaacattttttatgaatcagTTGAAATTAAGAATTTTACATAATTACTGCATCCTGATTTCTGTTCATTGTAACTTGTATCTTTCCCTATTTGTATTCATTAACTCATGAATGCAATTGCTCCCATGAAAAAAGTTTTGTTAATTGCATAAATGCAATGACTTTATGAACTATTATAATTCCTCTAATTGAATGCAAGATGAGCATTAGCATTTGCATCAATGCTTAAATACGGCTTTTCCAAGTTCAAATGGTATCCAAAAAGTACTTTGTGAGCCACTATTTTTGGAGAGAGCCTAATTTTGATCATGTCAGTGTTGTTTTGTTGTGGTACAGTGTATGTAAAGAATTGACTCTCCAGAGAAATATGTTCCTCCTAACAGGGCTAACATTCCTTGCTCTTCATTTTTCATATGGTATATATCTAGTTATTCCAAGTATATTCTTTGTATTTTGTAGGAGTATATATCTAGTCATCCAGACTGTATTCTTGTGGATTCTTTTGAGTCCATCGAAAAACTGATCGACAGACATGAACAATACAAGCTTTTACTTCAATGCAATCTCCTTAAGTCAGGTAAAATTCTATCATTGCCCCTGAATGATAAATGCTTCAATGCGATTCATTAATACATACGGTATGGTAGTCTCATTTagttattatacaaatattaccTGTTGGATTATAGAATCTGTTGTGTACACGCCCACTTTTGTTGAGTTGTCAACTAAAGACAGAGAAACCAATAAACAGAGGCTGCATGAGGCTGAGGTCAAGTATCCTTTTGGTGAGTACATCTCGGTCAACTAAAACAACCTCAGTCAACTAACACAACCTCAACCAACTAACACAACCTCAGCCAACTAACACAACCTGGAGATGTAAAGTACATCTCGGTCAACTAACACAACCTCAGTCAACTAACACAACCTCAGCCAACTAACACAACCTGGAGATGTAGAGTACATCTCGGTCAACGATCTCAACCTCGGTTAACTAACACAACCTTGAGATGTAGAGTAAATCTCGGTTAACTAACACAACCTATAGAGTAAATCTCGGTCAACTAACAAATCCTTGGTCAGCTTATACAAACTTGAGATGTAGAGTAAATCTCGGTCAACTAACACAACCTTGAGATGTAGAGTAAATCTCGGTCAACTAACACTACCTGGAGATGTTGTTTACAATATGTATTAATTATATGGGTTggtaaaaattgaattcatgcCGTAAGATTTGGTATTCTACTATTTACTGCTGTTTAGATAACAAGACATTTGTTCCAAAAAAACCAAGAACatcaaatgaaaagaaatttgaatgtACCAGTAAgatagaaaattattttgaaagtgATGCTATGTGCATGAAAACAAAGTAAGCTCAGATCAACTCTCACAAGAATATGTTCTCCTTAcacaacatcaatacaaagaaccatttgtatattttgttcTATAGTTAACTTCATGAAATTTGAGTTCTATgttctaaataaatatatgctATTATAACAGTAACAAGATTCAAAGGGTCGGATCACATTGAATTGCCAGGCCCAGATCATCAGATCAAATGAAACACAAAGCACTGATATTGATCTGATGATCTGCGCCTGGCAATGAGATGTTATCAGGCTCTTTGCATCCAGTTTCTGATACAAcgataaatttattatatactgTTGTCCATTTAAAAGTTTTCATTACAAAACCATCTAAtagtatataacattttcaaatatccTGAGGTATAATTCACCAATAACTTTGGAAATGAATAAGGTTTGACTTAGTTTCTTAAAAAGTATGCAGAGTTTGACAATTCTATGTGTTAGActtctctcttttttctttcaatctTGCCCACAACCACACAGTGATTCCCTCATTTAGAACACACACATTCATATAAAATTGCCTGACATCTTTGGAAAGATcttttactgtggtttcatcaatattcattgaataccaattttcgttgatttctttgttaagtttatccttAAATTAAATAGTCATTGAACtgcaatttctactaatattttgtattgatagggtcattggccacgaattaacgtatccttgaaactgtgattttcactttatccacgacaattgatacccttgaatactAATAAAACCACAGTATCCAAAGAAAATGCAGAACTTATTAAACAGATAATATCTTACCGTAACTCCTAATATGCCTGTAAACAATATAACCAACAGActacaaatctctctctctctctctctctctctctctctctctctctctctctctctctgtgtgtgccAAGGCCACCTAGAACATTTCCAgctacaatttttttatttttttttacagtttttaagGGTAATGCTTTTTTTgacactgtacatgtaattttgaagTTAAAAGTCTTCTTCAGGACAAGCCATAGCTCCTCTCTTGTTACATTtgacatgtgtacatgtatgtttacattttgttttagtGTGCAAGCCTATTGTGGCACATGGCTCCTCTGCGTCACACAAGGTACTGTCCAGGAAAAAGGATAAGTCAATAACCCTTAATATGCTGTATTTAGAAACTTTAGTCTATGATTGGAAATTCTCACAACCATTATGTCCTGTTACGTTACAGATGGCGATCATCTTCAATGAGCAGGGACTGGAGGATATCCAGCCCCCCTGCGTAGCCCAGACCTTTCATAACCACAATGCAGTCTTATACAAAGTGTTTGTTATTGGGGAGAAACATCACATCGTAGAGAGACCCTCAATCAAAAACTTTGCTGCCATGGGTAAGGAATCTAAAATACCCTCAATCAAAAACTTCTCCTCCATGGGTAAGCAATATAAAAGACCCTCAATCAAAAACTTCTTGTCCATGGAAAAGAATTGTAACATGCATCAGAAAGCTCTCTTTGTGGAAAGAATATAGAATCCCTTTAATATGattctttatatttctttttttagacCGATCAACCATTTACTTTGATTCAAATGATGTGTCAAAGCCAAACTGTGCAAATTTTTTGACAGAGGTATGTTTTGTTAACATAGTaatcaaaatgaatttgataaaaaaaaaaaaccagagtAATAAACTCTTGATATActagtaaaagaaataaatcatgGTTTAAACCAGACCATGCTCAGAAGGCATCAATACAgaggttaaatattttattatgctcACTGACCAATAGTTCCTCATACTGTAGCAACTGACCATTAGCGTAGTTACATGGTACTGTCGATAACAATTTGTGTAATTAACTTGCTTTAATCTTCATGAAAACTTGAGAGCATCAGATTTTGAATGATAAACCTTCATTTTTCTGTTCAGCTTGATAAAGAGGACCTGTTACGCACCCCTATCACTCCCGATGACGAGATTTTGGGAGATCTTGCGAATGCAGTAAGACGGGAACTGAAGATGGAGCTGTTTGGGATCGACGTCATCATTGATTGTGATACCAAGAAATACGCTGTGATAGACATAAACGCATTTCCAGGTAGCAACGACAAGTCAATGGAggcaaaattaaaacatgttgAATGAATCATaatacagagtttgaaattaaaaagatgTTGAATGAATCATAATACAAAGTTTGAAATCTCTTATTAAGTATATAAATGCACATATTTTGATCATGAAGTTACACAGGTTATGTTCTTGTTTTATTGTAGGTTATGAAGGTGTTGAAAACTTTATGGAGATTCTGTGTGACTTACTAAATTCTTTGATGGATAAGAATGATAAAGTGAAAACTGAGAATGAGCGACTGAGTAGGAAGCGATCCGAGAGCTCGGAAGCAGGGGACATTAAGAAACCGAAGTTAAGCAACGGAAACTCAGGGCTCCAACCTGCAGTGTGTTTTGAAAGAAACCCTGATACTCATGAAGGTGATATGttgttaccatggaaacaacCAATCAATGGTCTTTTAGAACACTAAAAATGGCCATCATGCAACTGAGGGAACAATTTCAACaccttttattttatacaaagattttttttttatatatgggGTGTTCTTGAAAGTATACATGAAAATTTATAGTTTTATCCATCCAAACAACTTTCTAATATGCAGTGTTATCGCACCCCAAGTAGTATTTCAATACTGATTGCATTGATTTAATAGCAATAACTGAAATTAGTAATAAAAATTCCTGGTGGCTTCCAATAGAAAGATAAGCGTGACAAATCAGCGTCAGTAGTCAAAATTTACTAAACCTTTTAAACTACAGCATTTAGGATCTAAAACCTGGCCAAATTGATTGTGGTATTAGAATAATTAAACTTTGGTTACCGTAGCTGTTCCATAATGTGGACAAACTTTGTGCAATGATTCTTCAAAAAAATAAGTCAGACTGGCATTTACCTGTATTAATGGTTTGTGAATAtagtcaaatatttatcaatgatTTTTCAACCTATAAGAGTG containing:
- the LOC105337850 gene encoding inositol-tetrakisphosphate 1-kinase yields the protein MRRVGYWLSEKKKKRLNFEDQIPTFRDAGIELVKLNIDKSLELQGPFDLILHKCTLFMVDAEDGDEQSLDAINNIKEYISSHPDCILVDSFESIEKLIDRHEQYKLLLQCNLLKSESVVYTPTFVELSTKDRETNKQRLHEAEVKYPFVCKPIVAHGSSASHKMAIIFNEQGLEDIQPPCVAQTFHNHNAVLYKVFVIGEKHHIVERPSIKNFAAMDRSTIYFDSNDVSKPNCANFLTELDKEDLLRTPITPDDEILGDLANAVRRELKMELFGIDVIIDCDTKKYAVIDINAFPGYEGVENFMEILCDLLNSLMDKNDKVKTENERLSRKRSESSEAGDIKKPKLSNGNSGLQPAVCFERNPDTHEGDMLLPWKQPINGLLEH